One window of Trifolium pratense cultivar HEN17-A07 linkage group LG5, ARS_RC_1.1, whole genome shotgun sequence genomic DNA carries:
- the LOC123885990 gene encoding protein MAIN-LIKE 1-like translates to MPPVYQEQVEEQVEEQAEQQAWPGGPIDTSLLTRYEHHVARHVWFGQERVEGDKIELRIVSLGRKLADRIPDHHPQVIQGWLNISGLCWLERTSLKFTDPHLISAFVERWHPETSSFHMPFGEMTITLDDVACLLHLPVRGQFYTPVSVSQEQAAELAVELLGEEYEFALRETVAQRGGYFSQQWLYESYNRNANFYGKYDCAARAWMLMLVGSTILADKSYTRVDAKWLLLFSDLSAVHTYSWASIALVCLYDNLNDASMFSTRALAGYATLLQCWIHEYFPTLGRRAQSDLNCDNPGFPRAMRWMYKQGKTKLPDYRPILDALTPDDVIWRPFETHRGSIPFDLITLYSGHLRGSTVVPYLPERCIRQFGFVQYIPPPPPLAPAYSDIDSDWIGYHASVDRILQPTRPVTYASETVPDYMSWYYRVSHPRLCRPVDGPHGAPPVPHYAPAPAPAPDAPVDDAPADDAPQETALQRERRWRGMARGALETFLTRIDADRDDEDFEELFFALDVCRGAYP, encoded by the exons ATGCCGCCAGTGTATCAGGAGCAGGTTGAGGAGCAGGTTGAGGAGCAGGCTGAGCAGCAGGCTTGGCCTGGAGGGCCGATCGATACGAGTCTTTTGACTCGATACGAGCATCATGTTGCTCGTCATGTATGGTTTGGTCAG GAACGTGTCGAAGGTGACAAAATTGAGCTACGAATAGTATCTTTAGGAAGAAAGTTAGCTGACAGGATTCCTGATCACCATCCTCAAGTTATTCAAGGGTGGTTGAATATTTCGGGGTTGTGCTGGCTTGAGCGGACTAGCTTGAAATTTACCGATCCGCATCTTATATCCGCATTTGTTGAGAGGTGGCACCCTGAGACATCGTCATTTCACATGCCGTTCGGCGAGATGACTATTACTTTGGACGATGTGGCATGTCTTCTGCATCTACCTGTTAGGGGTCAGTTTTATACTCCTGTATCAGTTTCTCAAGAACAAGCTGCGGAACTTGCAGTTGAGTTGTTAGGAGAGGAGTATGAATTTGCATTGCGAGAGACTGTAGCGCAGAGGGGTGGTTATTTTTCACAGCAGTGGCTATATGAGAGTTATAATAGGAATGCTAATTTCTACGGGAAATATGACTGCGCAGCTAGGGCATGGATGTTGATGTTGGTGGGATCTACCATTCTGGCCGATAAGAGTTATACACGTGTGGATGCCAAATGGCTACTTCTGTTTAGTGATTTGTCTGCAGTCCATACATATTCGTGGGCCAGTATTGCATTAGTTTGTTTATACGATAACTTGAACGATGCATCCATGTTTTCTACGAGGGCCCTTGCAGGGTATGCGACACTTCTACAG tGTTGGATCCACGAGTATTTTCCTACCCTTGGTAGGCGGGCTCAGTCGGATCTTAATTGTGATAATCCTGGATTTCCTCGAGCTATGCGGTGGATGTATAAGCAAGGGAAGACCAAGCTCCCCGATTATCGGCCTATATTGGATGCACTGACCCCTGATGACGTGATATGGCGTCCGTTTGAGACTCACAGAGGTAGCATTCCTTTTGATCTGATTACTCTGTATAGTGGTCATCTGCGTGGATCCACGGTAGTTCCTTACTTGCCCGAGAGGTGTATTAGGCAATTTGGATTTGTCCAGTatataccaccaccaccacctctagCTCCTGCCTACTCTGATATTGATAGCGACTGGATTGGTTATCACGCGTCCGTTGATCGGATCCTTCAGCCGACACGTCCAGTGACATATGCTAGTGAGACTGTACCTGATTACATGTCCTGGTACTATAGGGTATCACATCCTAGATTGTGTCGCCCTGTTGATGGACCACATGGAGCACCACCAGTTCCGCACTATGCACCTGCACCTGCACCTGCACCAGATGCCCCAGTAGACGATGCACCAGCAGATGATGCACCACAAGAAACTGCACTACAGCGTGAGCGGAGATGGAGAGGTATGGCTCGAGGCGCACTTGAGACATTTCTTACGAGGATAGACGCTGATAGGGATGATGAGGATTTTGAGGAGCTTTTTTTTGCACTAGATGTATGTCGTGGTGCATACCCATGA